The Bosea beijingensis genome contains the following window.
CCGGCTTGCCGGTGACGGCGTCGACGAAGCGGCTCTGGATGCGGTGCCCTGTCTTGCGGTTGAGCGTGTGAAAGCGGACCTTCTCGCTTTCGGAGCGCGCTGGCGTCATCGCGACGGGGCAAGTCACGAGCGAGAGTTTGAGATAGCCTTTCCAGAATGTTCGCTGCGCCATGGAAGCCTCTCCCATCGGACGCGAAACGCATCGACGGCCGATCCGTTCCGATGCTGCGAAGCGCCAGTGCCAGTCAGGAGCGGCCGAGCTTTTTGATCGCCTCCGCCAAGGGCCGCTCGGCTTCGTCATAATCCGCCCAGGCCTTGCTTGCCGCCAGCAGCTTCGGAACTGTGCGGATGGTATAGCGGGCGGGATCTAGGCCCGTTTTCACCTGCGGCCAGGTCAACGGCATCGAGGCATGCGCTCCCGGTCGGGCGCGGGGCGACAAGGGTGCGACCGCCGTCGCCATACGGTCGTTGCGGAGATAATCGAGGAAGATGCGCCCCTGGCGCAGGCGCTTGGCCATGTTGACGACATAAAGCTCGGGCTCGGCGGCAGCGATCTCCGCGCAGACGCGGCGCGCGAAATCCTTGGCTGCCGGCCAGTCCGGGCCGCCCCGGCGGGGCTTTTCCAGCGGCGTCACGACATGCAGCCCCTTGCCGCCGGTGGTCTTGCAGAAACTGACGAGGCCGAGAGCATCAAGCCGCTCCTTCATCGTCTTGGCCGCCGCGATCACGGCGTCGAAAGGAACGCCCGGTCCAGGATCGAGATCGAAGACCAGCCGCCCGGGAATTTCCGGCTCCCCCGGCCGGCAGTTCCATGGATGCAGCTCGATCCCGCCGATCTGGGCGGTTGCGATCAAAGCCTCGATCCGGTCGATCTGGAGATAGGATTTCTTGTCGCCGGATATCTTCGCGAGTTCGAACAGGCTCGACGTGCCGAGGCCGGCATGGCGCTGGAAGAAGACCTCGCCCTCGATCCCATCGGGTGCCCGCAATAGCGAACAGGGCCGGCCCTGGATATGCGGCAGCAGCCAGGGCCCGACGGCTTCGAAATAGTGTGCGAGGTCGAGCTTCGTGACGGGCTTGCCATCCTCGGCATCGGGCCAGAGCGGCTTGTCGGGCTTGGACAGGGGCACGCCCAGGATATCGATCCGTCCGCCACGTCGCGGCGCGGGCTTGGGCGGTTCTGTTTTCTCTGGTGGCGCCGGCAAATCGGTCTCGACCTCCGCCGCCGGCTTGTCCTCTCGCAAGTCTTTGAAGGCGGCCTGCCGAACCATGCCGTCCCCGGTCCAGCCGGCAAATTCGATCTCGGCGACGAGGACGGGCTCGACCCAATGCACCCCCGGAGCTCGCCGGGGCGCGCCCTTACCGGTGAAGGGGGAGGTCTTGGCCTCGCGTTCTTTCAGGTGCGGCAGCAGCTTCTCGACCGTGGCCGCGCCATAGCCCGTGCCGACCCGGCCGATATAGATGAAATGCGGACCGCGATGGACGCCGACAAGCAGCGAGCGGAATTTACCGGCCGTGGTCGCCCAGCCGCCGATGACGACCTCATGGCCCGCACGGCATTTCGCCTTGGTCCAGCTATCGCTGCGCCCGGAAACATAAGGCACGTCGCCGCGCTTCGAGACGATGCCTTCGAGCGAGAGGCGGCAGGCGGATTTCAGAACGGCGTCGCCGCCGGTTTCGAAATGCTCGACATAGCGCAAGGTGACGCTATCGGCCGCGTCGTCCAGCAGCGCCTCCAGCCTTTGCTTGCGGGCGAGAAGAGGTTGCTCGCGCCAATCCTCACCGTCGAGGAACAGCAAATCGAAGGCGAAGAAGACGAGGTTTTCGGTTTGCTCCTCGGATAGCGCCGCCTGCAAAGCGGCGAAATCCGGCGCGCCACGGTCGTCGAGCGCGACGATCTCGCCGTCGATGACGCAGTCCGGCAGGCCCTTGAACGCCTTGGCCACGGCCCCGAACCTCTTCGTCCAGTCGAGCCCCTTGCGCGTCTTCAATGTGACCTTGCCGGCAGCAACACGCGCCTGGATGCGATAGCCGTCGAATTTGATCTCATGGACCCAGCCGCTGCCCGCCGGCGGCCGCTCGACGCTCCGGCAGAGCTGAGGTGCGATGAAATCCGGCAGGTCGGCCGCTGCAGCGCGGCGCGCTTTCGGGGTTCGGCTTGCAGCACTGGCTTGTGCCGGCTTGCCGTCGCGCGCCTGCGCCGCCAGGCCCTGTTTGTTGTCCCAGACGGCATCGGCCTCGACGGCCTGCTCGCCCATCAGGAAAGGCTTGGGCGACCGGCCGCGCCCGGCCGCGATCGCCTTCATCGTCCGACCTGAGGCCACCGAGGCATCGGTTTTCAGGACCGCATCACCATCGGAATCGACCGCGTGGTCGTCGCGATGCTTGATCAGGAGCCAGTTGGTGCGCTTGCCGCCGTCGCGGTCATGCTTCATGCGCACCAGTACGAAGCTACCCTGCAGCCGCTTGCCATCTAGCGTGAACTTGAGGTCGCCCTTTTCGAGCTGACGCTGGGCGCTGAGCTTGCCCTCCGGCTTCCAGTAGCCACGATCCCAAAGCTGGACGGTGCCGCCGCCATATTGGCCCTTCGGGATCGTCCCTTCGAAATCGCCATAGGCGAGCGGGTGGTCTTCGACCTCGACGGCGAGGCGCTTGTCGCCGGGGTCAAGCGACGGCCCCCTGGTCACGGCCCAGGACTTGAAGACCCCGTCCAGCTCCAGGCGCAGGTCGTAATGCAGCCGCGTCGCATCATGCTTCTGGATGACGAAGCGCAGCCGGTTTGAAGGAGCCACCGCGATCGCGTCGCTCGGCTCCTTCGTCTTCTCGAAATCGCGCTTGGCGCGATAGGCTTGCAGCTTGCCGGCCAAGGGCCTGCCCTCGTCTTGGGGTTGGCTCAGATGATCGGCCGGCCGCCGGTGACCGCGATGGTCGCGCCCGAGACATAGCTGGAGAGCGGATCGGCCAGCATGACATAGGCCGTCGCCAGTTCGGCTGGCTGGCCGGGGCGCTGCATCGGGACCTGCTTGCCGAATTGGCTGACGCTCTCAGGCGGCAGGGTCGACGGAATCAAAGGCGTCCAGATCGGCCCCGGCGCGACCGCATTGGCGCGGATATCCTTGTCGGCGAGCAGTTGTGCGAGCCCGCCGGTGAAATTCTGGATGGCGCCCTTGGTCGCCGCATAGGCGAGCAGGCTTGGATTCGGCTTGTCCGCGTTCACCGAGGCCGTGTTGATGATGCAGGAGCCCGGCTTCATATGGGGAACGGCGGCCTTCGTCAGGTAGAACATCGCGTGGATGTTTACCGCGAAGGTAAGCTGCCATTCTTCGTCCGAAATCTCGTCGATGGTGTCGAAGCTCGCCTGATGCGCGGCGTTGTTGACGAGGATGTCGATGCAGCCGAACTCATCGAGGGCCCGCCTGACGATGGCACGGCAATGGGCGGGGTGCTGGATATCGCCGGGCATCAGCACAGCCTTCTGCCCGGCCTTCGTAATCCAGTCGGCCGTCTCGGCCGCATCCTCGTCCTCGTTGAGATAGGAGACCAGAACATCCGCCCCCTCGCGCGCGAAGGCGATGGCGACGGCCCTGCCGATGCCGCTGTCGCCGCCGGTGATGACGGCGCGCTTGCCCCTGAGCCTCCCCGAGCCGACATAGCTCGTCTCGCCATGATCGGGCCGCGGCGTCATCGCGGCGGTCTTGCCCGGCATGGGCTGTCGCTGTTCCGGGAAGGGTGGCTCGAAACGCGCGGTCATGGCGACTCTCCTGCTTGCGGAAGCCGGTCGAGCCTCCGTCCGGTGTTGTCAGTGCTTGGAGGCGTGCTCCGGTTTGCCCTCGCGCTTGGTCGAAGCCATCTTCTCCAGCTCGGTCTCGCTCATCGATTTCTCCATCGATTTCGAGGCGCCCTTGAGCTCGCTCTTCTTCATGTCGCCGCGCTTGGCCGCCA
Protein-coding sequences here:
- a CDS encoding DUF3008 family protein codes for the protein MPAKSAAQQKAAGAALAAKRGDMKKSELKGASKSMEKSMSETELEKMASTKREGKPEHASKH
- the ligD gene encoding DNA ligase D — translated: MAGKLQAYRAKRDFEKTKEPSDAIAVAPSNRLRFVIQKHDATRLHYDLRLELDGVFKSWAVTRGPSLDPGDKRLAVEVEDHPLAYGDFEGTIPKGQYGGGTVQLWDRGYWKPEGKLSAQRQLEKGDLKFTLDGKRLQGSFVLVRMKHDRDGGKRTNWLLIKHRDDHAVDSDGDAVLKTDASVASGRTMKAIAAGRGRSPKPFLMGEQAVEADAVWDNKQGLAAQARDGKPAQASAASRTPKARRAAAADLPDFIAPQLCRSVERPPAGSGWVHEIKFDGYRIQARVAAGKVTLKTRKGLDWTKRFGAVAKAFKGLPDCVIDGEIVALDDRGAPDFAALQAALSEEQTENLVFFAFDLLFLDGEDWREQPLLARKQRLEALLDDAADSVTLRYVEHFETGGDAVLKSACRLSLEGIVSKRGDVPYVSGRSDSWTKAKCRAGHEVVIGGWATTAGKFRSLLVGVHRGPHFIYIGRVGTGYGAATVEKLLPHLKEREAKTSPFTGKGAPRRAPGVHWVEPVLVAEIEFAGWTGDGMVRQAAFKDLREDKPAAEVETDLPAPPEKTEPPKPAPRRGGRIDILGVPLSKPDKPLWPDAEDGKPVTKLDLAHYFEAVGPWLLPHIQGRPCSLLRAPDGIEGEVFFQRHAGLGTSSLFELAKISGDKKSYLQIDRIEALIATAQIGGIELHPWNCRPGEPEIPGRLVFDLDPGPGVPFDAVIAAAKTMKERLDALGLVSFCKTTGGKGLHVVTPLEKPRRGGPDWPAAKDFARRVCAEIAAAEPELYVVNMAKRLRQGRIFLDYLRNDRMATAVAPLSPRARPGAHASMPLTWPQVKTGLDPARYTIRTVPKLLAASKAWADYDEAERPLAEAIKKLGRS
- a CDS encoding glucose 1-dehydrogenase, encoding MTARFEPPFPEQRQPMPGKTAAMTPRPDHGETSYVGSGRLRGKRAVITGGDSGIGRAVAIAFAREGADVLVSYLNEDEDAAETADWITKAGQKAVLMPGDIQHPAHCRAIVRRALDEFGCIDILVNNAAHQASFDTIDEISDEEWQLTFAVNIHAMFYLTKAAVPHMKPGSCIINTASVNADKPNPSLLAYAATKGAIQNFTGGLAQLLADKDIRANAVAPGPIWTPLIPSTLPPESVSQFGKQVPMQRPGQPAELATAYVMLADPLSSYVSGATIAVTGGRPII